The following coding sequences are from one Gossypium hirsutum isolate 1008001.06 chromosome A12, Gossypium_hirsutum_v2.1, whole genome shotgun sequence window:
- the LOC107927111 gene encoding MADS-box protein FLOWERINGUS C, with amino-acid sequence MGKRRTEMKLIENEKARKRVFEKRRTNLLKKAKELSILCDIKLLLIIYEHGKVKAEIWPHNNVEAEQIIEWFKQQRIDKTACDSSASKRRRFGDKFDISDHKNMINHYSENQLRNLIFELDAKIAAVMNVIQSKQVLKGGAGSPKNMGKGKEAVIYQEPIKIPQHQSFQTYWPKKNFISYPEFENSSSIPYVPLPVHYVDPSSIQSPYKDANSSMGYYDPNVHPVLPCIYYPKMPGFPPQMNASDLGFFPPFN; translated from the coding sequence ATGGGCAAACGTAGGACTGAGATGAAGCTGATAGAGAATGAGAAGGCTCGTAAGAGAGTTTTCGAAAAGagaaggactaatttgttaaagaaGGCCAAGGAGTTATCAATTCTTTGTGATATCAAGCTACTGCTCATCATCTATGAACATGGTAAAGTAAAAGCTGAGATTTGGCCCCATAATAATGTGGAAGCTGAACAAATCATCGAGTGGTTCAAGCAGCAGCGTATTGACAAAACAGCTTGTGATTCTTCCGCAAGTAAGAGGAGAAGATTTGGTGACAAATTTGATATATCGGATCACAAGAATATGATCAATCACTACTCTGAGAATCAACTTCGAAACTTGATTTTCGAATTGGATGCAAAGATTGCTGCTGTTATGAACGTAATTCAATCAAAACAGGTTCTTAAGGGAGGAGCTGGATCACCGAAGAACATGGGGAAGGGAAAGGAAGCTGTTATCTACCAAGAACCGATTAAAATCCCACAACACCAGAGTTTTCAGACATATTGGccaaagaaaaattttattagCTATCCTGAGTTTGAAAATAGTAGTAGTATTCCGTATGTTCCATTGCCGGTTCATTATGTTGATCCATCTTCGATACAATCACCTTACAAGGATGCTAATTCCTCGATGGGTTACTACGACCCTAACGTTCACCCTGTTCTTCCATGCATTTATTACCCAAAGATGCCTGGTTTTCCCCCTCAGATGAATGCTTCAGACTTGGGTTTCTTTCCTcctttcaattga
- the LOC107920557 gene encoding protein TRIGALACTOSYLDIACYLGLYCEROL 5, chloroplastic, which produces MKTRSKDANSLWKWKGNMKRKKKDKQFPVSEFLRESRQKVEENVLGPGGGAGIGCGVGVGFGLVGGIGYGGWPWNHLKLAFGVGAGCGIGFGFGFGQGIGYGFSLESLESNLSKDSSDSNRKFLIS; this is translated from the coding sequence ATGAAAACCAGATCCAAAGACGCAAATTCCTTGTGGAAATGGAAAGGAAACatgaagaggaaaaagaaagacAAGCAATTTCCAGTGTCAGAATTCCTCCGTGAAAGCCGCCAGAAAGTGGAGGAGAACGTACTAGGCCCAGGCGGCGGTGCTGGGATCGGTTGTGGCGTTGGAGTTGGTTTCGGCTTGGTTGGGGGAATTGGGTATGGTGGGTGGCCTTGGAACCATTTGAAGCTTGCGTTTGGGGTTGGAGCTGGTTGTGGTATTGGGTTTGGGTTCGGATTTGGACAGGGTATTGGTTATGGTTTTAGTTTAGAATCTTTGGAGTCCAACTTGTCTAAAGATAGTTCCGATTCCAACAGAAAATTTTTGATTTCTTAG